In one window of Tellurirhabdus rosea DNA:
- the rimM gene encoding ribosome maturation factor RimM (Essential for efficient processing of 16S rRNA), producing MTKDNCYQLGKITKTHGVQGELVFFLDVDAPREYEELESVLIEVRGELVPYFIESISINRDRAIVALEDVETIEAAQKLVNCDLYLPLENLDPLDESAFYFHEIIGFRVRDEQAGELGTVKAVYAMAVQDLIAMEYQGREVLIPSNSSIVKTVDRTEKVLNVALPEGLLDVYMDEDADKPDQPHGDEEDADESDETRFPDED from the coding sequence GTGACAAAAGACAACTGTTACCAACTCGGTAAGATAACCAAGACGCATGGCGTGCAGGGGGAACTGGTGTTTTTCCTGGATGTCGATGCGCCGCGCGAATATGAAGAACTGGAATCGGTGCTGATCGAGGTGCGGGGCGAACTGGTGCCGTATTTCATCGAGTCGATTTCCATTAACCGCGACCGGGCGATTGTCGCTCTGGAGGACGTGGAAACAATTGAGGCCGCCCAGAAGCTGGTCAACTGCGACCTGTATCTGCCGCTCGAAAATCTGGACCCGCTCGATGAATCGGCTTTTTATTTTCACGAAATCATCGGCTTCCGGGTGCGCGACGAACAGGCGGGCGAGCTGGGTACGGTCAAGGCCGTGTACGCGATGGCGGTGCAGGACCTGATCGCGATGGAATATCAGGGCCGCGAAGTGCTCATTCCGTCCAACAGCAGCATCGTCAAGACGGTCGACCGGACCGAAAAGGTGCTGAACGTGGCCCTGCCGGAAGGTCTGCTGGATGTGTACATGGACGAAGACGCCGATAAACCCGACCAGCCCCACGGCGACGAAGAGGACGCGGACGAGTCGGACGAAACCCGTTTTCCCGATGAGGATTGA
- a CDS encoding 30S ribosomal protein S16 produces the protein MAVKIRLSRRGRKKLAMYDIVIADARAPRDGRFIEKVGSYNPNTDPATVVLKADRAVDWLLKGAQPTDTTRSILSHEGVMLKKHLQVGVLKGAISQEQADAKFDAWKQEKENRKTGVADTKAQKAASDKQARLEAEQKVSAARAEAIAKKNAVPEEAPATEAAAEEAPAAEGETAAE, from the coding sequence ATGGCAGTTAAAATCCGTTTATCGCGTCGCGGACGCAAAAAACTGGCTATGTACGACATCGTTATAGCCGATGCCAGAGCACCACGGGATGGTCGCTTTATTGAAAAAGTGGGTTCGTACAACCCGAACACTGACCCCGCAACGGTAGTCCTGAAGGCTGACCGTGCCGTTGACTGGCTGCTGAAAGGTGCCCAGCCCACGGACACGACCCGTTCGATCCTGTCGCACGAAGGTGTCATGCTGAAAAAACACCTGCAGGTAGGTGTTCTCAAAGGAGCTATCTCGCAGGAGCAGGCAGACGCCAAATTCGACGCGTGGAAGCAGGAAAAAGAAAACCGCAAAACCGGTGTTGCTGATACGAAAGCCCAGAAGGCTGCCTCTGACAAGCAGGCTCGCCTGGAAGCTGAGCAGAAAGTAAGTGCTGCCCGTGCTGAAGCCATCGCGAAGAAAAACGCTGTCCCGGAAGAAGCTCCGGCAACAGAAGCCGCCGCTGAAGAGGCACCGGCTGCTGAAGGCGAAACGGCCGCTGAATAA
- a CDS encoding OmpA family protein: MKKISLLASLSLSALTLAPGHAQNRSYEGEYKMNTWSVTVTPMLTRFVGDLSQGVYRAVPELGPGGKQTAAIGLSVNKQLTHLFGASVNLSTGQLRDGKRQIYNANFRSDFFQGSLTAQMNLKSLLFGTRKLKRWKWDVYTGIGQMWFDTRVYDLTTGNLIRFSNNRFDYSSLTAGRWEGDGSRFTREIVVPLGTALHYELTPRLDLGLDFTLNNVNTEKLDMTVGSTDPNYNSNPANVFLFRRGDSKLDKYASLGLALTYKLGRNAVRVGKDGNYDFTKGRYHLRWTDPKDLIKPPYNPTMNDADSIAKANMPKPVDPRLYTDTDNDGVADLFDKEPSTPAGSVVSGAGVAMNLDSIISSLLRSKLTPECEALFSNIEFDTDKATIRPASQETLRKVIELLNVKTNCGIILVGHADYRASYGYNVQLSKRRVEAAKRFLTRAGLTDASRVLVEYYGEYRPVAPNTSGDNLQRNRRVEIRIVPQNMLRSPRYQSGFRTDPAEPR; this comes from the coding sequence ATGAAGAAAATTTCCCTTCTTGCATCCCTGTCGCTCTCCGCACTTACGCTGGCCCCGGGACACGCCCAGAACCGGTCGTATGAAGGAGAGTACAAGATGAACACCTGGTCTGTGACCGTAACCCCCATGCTGACCCGATTTGTGGGCGACCTGAGCCAGGGCGTCTACCGGGCCGTGCCGGAACTGGGGCCGGGCGGAAAACAGACTGCCGCCATTGGACTTTCGGTTAACAAACAACTGACCCACCTGTTCGGCGCCTCGGTCAACCTCTCGACCGGCCAGCTGCGCGACGGGAAACGCCAGATTTATAACGCGAATTTCCGCTCCGACTTCTTTCAGGGCTCCCTGACCGCCCAAATGAACCTGAAGTCACTCCTGTTTGGCACGCGGAAGCTCAAGCGCTGGAAATGGGACGTATACACCGGAATCGGCCAGATGTGGTTCGATACGCGGGTCTACGACCTGACGACGGGCAACCTCATCCGCTTCAGCAACAACCGGTTTGACTACAGCTCCCTGACAGCCGGCCGCTGGGAAGGCGACGGTTCCCGCTTTACCCGCGAAATCGTGGTGCCGCTCGGAACGGCGCTGCACTACGAACTGACGCCCCGCCTCGACCTCGGACTCGACTTTACCCTCAACAACGTCAATACCGAAAAGCTGGACATGACCGTTGGCTCGACGGACCCCAACTACAACAGCAACCCGGCCAACGTTTTCCTGTTCCGGCGCGGCGATTCCAAACTGGACAAATACGCGTCGCTGGGGCTGGCGCTGACGTATAAACTCGGCCGCAACGCGGTGCGGGTGGGCAAAGACGGCAACTACGACTTTACCAAAGGCCGGTACCACCTCCGCTGGACCGACCCGAAAGACCTCATCAAGCCGCCCTACAACCCGACGATGAACGATGCCGACTCGATTGCCAAGGCCAACATGCCGAAGCCGGTCGATCCGCGTCTGTACACCGATACGGACAACGACGGCGTGGCCGACCTGTTCGACAAGGAACCGTCTACCCCGGCGGGCAGCGTCGTTTCCGGAGCCGGTGTCGCCATGAACCTCGACAGCATCATCAGCTCGCTGCTGCGTTCGAAACTGACGCCGGAATGCGAGGCGCTGTTCAGCAATATCGAATTTGATACCGACAAGGCGACCATCCGCCCGGCTTCGCAGGAAACGCTGCGGAAAGTGATTGAACTGCTGAACGTGAAAACGAACTGCGGTATCATCCTCGTTGGTCACGCCGACTACCGCGCTTCGTACGGTTACAACGTCCAGTTGTCGAAGCGCCGGGTCGAAGCGGCCAAGCGCTTCCTGACCCGCGCCGGTCTGACCGACGCCAGCCGCGTGCTGGTAGAATATTACGGCGAATACCGCCCGGTAGCTCCCAATACGTCGGGGGATAACCTGCAGCGCAACCGCCGCGTGGAAATTCGGATCGTTCCGCAGAACATGCTGCGTTCGCCGCGCTACCAGTCGGGCTTCCGGACGGACCCGGCCGAGCCGAGATAA